tctgtgtagccctgactgtcctggactcactttgtagaccaggctggcctcaaactcacagagatccacctctctctgcctccctgagtgctgggattaaaggcacactgCCGCCATCAAGGCTCCTTCCTAGATCCCTGGTGACACTGCAGCTCAGACACACAGCTCTGGATGACTAGCACTTTTGAGGCtgtgggttccatccccagcaaacagaaatagaaaggacaagctgggcatggtgatgcacgcctttaattccagcactcgggaggcagaggcaggtggatcacagtgagttcgaggccagcctggtctacaaagcaagtccaagacagccaaggctacacagagaaaccctgtctcaaaaaaccaaaaggaaaaaaaaaaacaaaaaaaaaagaaccaagaagCACAGACTGTTTCCTTTGGTGGAAACACTGGGCTTGTATCCCTGTAGTGGAGGAATAAACTGAGCTTGTCCCTACCTTCCTTGTATTGTTCAGAGAGTTTCGCTTGGCCCTGGCTCTGAGggcccctcacccctgcctccatctcctggagCGGAGTATCACTTTCCCTGGTAACAAGCAGGCTAGTGTGTCTCTCAGACAAAGGCCAGGTGAGCTGTCCCTCCTTACCTCAATCATTCATGAAGACAGCAGCTGGCAAGGCTGCAGTGGGCGCTGGGCAGGCAGGAGACAAAGTCAGGCCAGCCATgcaggataaataaataatacgGCAGCCTGGGGCATCTTCACCAACAGGTGTTCTGCACAAGGACAGGGGGACTTGTAAAATGGCTGGTCACTAAGCCATGGCTCCCTTAAAAGGCAGCTCCTGGCAACCTGGGGTGCAGGGACGGAAGGTCATTCCCATCCTGAGATGTGAGCGGCGGTGGACCCATGTTCTGATGCCCAAAGCCCACCCGTGACCGAGGCATGGGACTCCAGACAGGAATCAGGACACAGTGAACGGTGGCCTGGGTAGAGGGAGTGGGGACTCATCTTTTTGTAGATGCAACTGGGGGCCCTGAAACTGAAATTATCCAGGTGGGTCAGTAAAGGCCAGACTTAGAGGCAGTGTGAAGATGGAGACCCAGACAGGGCAACTCTGCCCTCCACACCACTTGTAGAAGGCAGTgtgaagacagagacacagacagggcaactctgccccctgccctccccctaccccctggAACTCAGAGTCTGGGAGAGGCAGGAAAGACACTTCCTTTACAAAGCCAAGCCTCAGACTTCTGGGCTCCAGATACAGAGCTCAAAACTGTGATGTCAGAAGCGTCCAGTGTGTGGGGCTGCATTACAACATCAATACAGACTATTAATCAATTTTAAAATGCCCTGGCAGCATGGGGAATGGTAGCcagagcctcctgcatgctagtcCAATGTCCTGCTGCCCAGCCACGCCCAGCCCCTAACTGGGAGACTAGGCAAGGCGCCACACCAGCGCCAGGTCTCTTGCCCTCTTTCCTAAGTTGCCCAacctggtctcgaactcactgtcattccatcactcaggatcctgaaacaggaggatcagtgcaggcttgaggccagcctgagatctATGAATTCTAGGACAACCTGGGTCACACagttgagaccttgtctcaaagaaacaattctagagccgggtgtggtggcgcacgcctttaatcccagcactcgggaggctgaggcaggcggatcactgtgagttcgaggccagcctggtctacaaagtgagtccaggatggccaaggctacacagagaaaccctgtctcgaaaaaccaaaaaaaaagaaaaaagaaaagaaaagaaacaattctaGTTGGgtatggaggtgcatgcctttggtCTCGGCACtcaataggcagaggcaggtgagtcctaggccagcctggtctacaaagtgagtttcggGAAAGCCAGGGCAAAGCAGAGGGACCCAGTCTTGGAAATGAACCAGCCAACCCAAACCCAACAACCCATGCTGTactccaggctggtcttgaacttgcattGCAGTCTTACTGCTCTGCCTCTTGCATGCTGGGATGATAAGGCCAGCCTTCCGGGCCTTTATTCGTATTTGGATAAAGTGTCTTTGCTGAGCCTGGGCTATGCCGTCACTGTCTATGGCTCTGTTCCTCTCTTCTGGGAAGGCCAGCTCCTTGGGGCCACTTATGGAAGACTTGTCCTTAATGCACAAGCCTCCCTAAGACCAAGGTGAGCTGGCTGAAGCCATGTTCTCTGCAGCGCGGAGCTGAACTGCCGAGCTGTCATGGTGGGGCAGGGCACTGGTTTCCTGTTTGCTGGCAGGTAGGCTCTGAGTTAAGATGTAAGGAGAGTCAGGGCGGTGAGGCGAGCCTGCCCCAGGGTACCATGGTgaaaaggccctgaggcagggctTGAAGAGACAGTCTGCAGGTTAGAGAGCCATCCGCACTGATCAGAAACCGGCCAGGAGTTGGAAATGAACAAGGCCATTCAAGTGTTCCGGGAGGGCTCCAAAGTAGCTTTCAACACACTCTGCTAGTGTGGACCTGTGCTTGGAAACCAGCAGTCTCCACCTTCCCTGGCAGCCACCCATGCAGGTTGGCTTCGGAGGGTGGGGCCCATGCTTGGCACCAGCCACCCACCGGGAGAACAAAGACTAGCAGCCAACCTTGGCCCTGATGGTCCAGGCAGGACCCAGGAGTCCCAGAGGGCTCAAATCCTACACCTCCGTGTGGGGCTTTTTGTAAATCCGCAGGGCCTTCCAGATTAGTGACTCTGGGCCTTCAAGCTAGCTGCTCTACCGGCTGGTGGGGCCTCAAAGGCCTCACTCCAGGCTCGGCCTCCGTGGAAATCGGCAGCCGCCCCTAATCCATGCTGGAATCCTCTGGCACCAGGCCCGCGTTGGGGCTCCAAGGCTGTTGGGCCCCAGGCCAGGTCTGCAAGAAACCAGCGCGGCTGCCAGGCTCCTTCCAGCCCTGCGCCCAGAATCACAGAACAGGGACTCCGGGTGCTGGGCTCACCTCCCATGCAAGGCGGAGGAGAAACTTTGCCCCCttacctgggctttttttttttttttttttttttagcagataaCCAGGCCGACAAGAATCACCCGAATTGTTTGCATCTTTGGGAGCCCTACCAAAGGCGCCAGGATCTCTGCTTGCAGCCTGCACTAGGTTCTGGGCAACCCGTCTGGGCTCGCTTGCGGCCCCTCTGGACTGGAATGCAGAATCCTGCCTTCTGGGTCTATTTGTAGTGCATGCAACTGGACACTTTGGCAGagccttcctcagtttccccatttctGCAACAGAGGTGGAACTGGGCTGCTGTAAGGGTAGACAAAAGACGGAAAGGAAAGAGTCACAATCAAGTCGCCACTGCGCCTGCGAGGCACGTGGCCTCCATACCGCTGCTCTCcagtccgggggggggggggggaaacctaGCCTTAAAGTCGAAGTTTTGGCCACGTGACCACACCAAGCTGGGGCATTAAGGAGTCGCCTTGCCCGGTTCTAAGATGGCGACGCACCTCGCTGTGCCCTCATGTTTGGGGGGCCAACGGCTTCCATTTGCCCGCTTGCAATATGGCGGCAGCCTCCCCACGCTCACTTTTCTGCGCCTGAGCCGCCACGTACCCACTCTCAAGATGGCGTCCCCCGGGTGGTGGGGGAGTGACCAAGGCTCGCTCATTGGCTCACACGCCATCACGTGCTCCCACCCATTcacgccctccccctcccccacaggccgTTTCCGTCCCCCGCCTTGACTGACAGCCACTTGGCCCAGTAGCGTTCTCCTGCCCGTCTGAGTTTCGCTCTCGGAGTAGCGATCTGACCAGTGGGAAGCCCTGAAAGGGGCGGGTGGGGTTAGCCACGCCCCCAGGCCGCGGCGGGAGCCAATGAGCGTCGCGCGCGGGGGACGTGTGCGGGCGTCTCCGCCATCTTGTGAGTCTATAACTCCGAGCCGTTGGGTCGGTTCCTGCTATTCCTGCGCCTCCGCTCCGTCCCCCGCGGGTCTGCTCTGTGTGCCATGGACGGGTGAGTAGCACCGCGCCCCTCGCCCGCCGCCCTCTCTGCGCGGCGTTCCAGACCCCCCCCCGCGCTGCCGCCCGCCCGTCCGCTCGCTGGGgcttcccccccgccccgccgccccgTCCAACCGCAGCGGCGCGCGCGTGGCCTCCCTCCGCGTGGCGCGCTCGGAACCTCCGGCGTCCGAGGCCCGCGGGGAACCCGGCCGCACCCGTCCCTCGCTTAGCCCCGTCGCCCGGCGCACTTCCGGTGCCCGCGCGCTTCCTCCGGAGCGACCCGGCGCCCCCCCCCAAGCCCTCgccgtgcacgcgcgcgcgcgccctcTCCTCCCCGGGAGCGGTGCTGCCGCTGCTGTGGCCCTTCCCGCTTCCCGTCCTCCCTCCCATTGGTGGCCGGTCCCCGCGTGCGTAGTAGCGCGGCGCGCGCCCCGCGGCGCGTGCGTGCCTTCGTGCGTGCGTGGGCTTCTGCTGTGGGGCGCGCGCCCTTCCCGCCTCGAGGGGAGTTGGTCGGGGGGGACGCGGACCGAGGGGCGATGGGGCGGGGGTCGGTTCCGTCGTCCCGCGTGCACCCCTGCCTCGCATCCGGGTCTCCTCCTGCGCGCTTCCCTGGAGATGCCACTGCGCTGGGCAActttttgtttgtagttttgaatttgttttggagacaagatgtcgttgtagcccaggctggcctttccgTCAGACCTGGAGCTCGTCTGCTGCTGTCCCCCGGGTGTTGGGACTGAAGGGCGTGCGTCACCAGACCCCAACTTTTtccttgaaacttttttttttgtttgtttggagccgaattgaccttgaattcctgattctcccaCCTTAGACTTCCTAGTGCTGCGAGTCGCCGGGCGTAGTgagcagcttttcttttttcttacaagACTCAATTCTGTAGTTTGGCTTAGCCTCAAGCGCAGTACCCATGGCAGCCCTCCTGctttcagccttctgagtgctgaggtgacaggcaAGACGCCTTTTTAGCAACTTAAGGAGGGTTTTTGAGCCGGGAGTGgcggtgcgcacctttaatcctggcagagacaggcaggtcgcagtgagttccagcacagtcGGGCTGTGTAGAAAAGCTTTGTCCCAGAAAGAATCTCTGAAGACACTAAAATCAGGTAGAGAGGTATCCGGCGAGGGACATGGCACAGCACAGCCACCACTGCCCGTGGGATCCCCTCTGTAGGCAGTCCTCCCAGAATCACTTGGGAGCCTGGCCAGCCATGGCAGGCTTGCTGCTGCCTGTCAGCAGGCTGGGTGCAGCAGGTGGAGCAGGGAGCAGTCACGAGGACCCGGGGTTGATCAGTAACCTGCGCAGCCCTGTCGGTTTGTAAGTGGTGACAACGCTGCTCTGACTGGCCCTGTGGCGCCCAGCCCCCACCCGGGAAGCACTGTCCTTGGGTTGCTGCCTTTACCTGTGTTTCAGGCTCCCGGCGTTACAGGATGTTTCAGGAGTTGATCACTGGTAGGCCTTGCAGAAATTGGGCCTTAACAGTGTCTTGGTCTTGTGTGGGCCCAAAGGAGGAGGGGCTCCGAGGACAGTGGTGGCCCCCTTTCAAATGGGCAACTCGCTTCCCTGCCGTTCTGAGCCGGACTGGCAGAGGCCCTAAAGCCCACACTGCACTGatgtctgtttttctctccacAGCATTGTCCCAGACATAGCAGTCGGTACAAAGGTAGGTGTCTCTAGCATGGCATTGCACCCTTTCCCTGCCACCCCAGCCCTGTGAGAGCCTAGGACCCTTTTGGGGGTCGGGTGGTTTTGGCTCTGTGCTGGCCTCTTTTtgtctgttcccccccccccacccctgccttgtACTCTGCAGCCTTCAGCTAAGCAGTGGGCTCAGGCCATGGGGCATTGGTGTTGCCTGTGTGGATTTGGCTTGAGAGGAAGGCTACCCATGTTCTgatgggaaggcaggcagagttgCCACCTGTCGGTGCTGTCTTGTCTGCTCAGTCTATGCTCCTCTCAACCGAGGACTCCAATAGCTTCCTGAGTAGCGGGGGAGACAGTAAGCCTGCCTTTAGTTCCACTGGTACTTGGGGGTAGGGCCTGGAGCTAGAAGGGCTGCAGGTGTCCAGAGCCTTGAAATGACAGGCTTGTGTCAGGAATCCGTCTTGTGGTGTTAGGTAGACCTGGCCTGTTGAGCTGTAGTAGGTAGCAAGTGGTCTGCTCTCCTGGAGTTCCTCCCTCAAAGGCCCTGCAGGCGACGCTTTGGCCACTCCAGCTGCTGGCTGGTTTGCTACCAGGCTGCTGGCTGGACTAGTTGCGTTCTTTCCTGAGTGGACACTATCTCCACCTGCCTGCTGATCTTCCTCAGATAAACCTGTGTGTTcagtggtggagggagggagcccCTCTTAGGCCCAGGCCTATAGGTGACAGGGTATGTCTGGGCAAATGGCTAACCTGGATTGCCTCTCGGCTGCTTGTTTGTCTGCACAGCTAGCCACACAGGGCATACTGGGCAAGTGAGGAGCAGGGCAGGTAAACAGGCTGGGCCTTCTGGCTCGGGATTGCAGAGAGCAAGCAGCCTTTGGGAAGGTGTGCTGACCAGTGGCTCCCTGGGCTGTGCTCTCACATGTCTGCCTGGGGCTGGTAGCTGGACTTGAGGGCTTCTGAAGAGCCTGTTAGGGCTCTGGCAGCTTGCCAGCAGTAGAGCTACAGGAAGTACTGCTCCCAGGCCCCCCTTCCAAGCCAGACGGAAGCCACCTCCCACCAAGGTCAGCACAAGGGACCTCATGGGTGAGTGGCTGCCAGCAGGAAGTGACTTCCTGCAGCTCAAGAGTGTGGacatgtaatcccaacactccagaggcagaggcaggcagatcgctgtgagttcgaggccagcctggtctacaaagcgagtccaggacagccaaggctacacaagaaaccctgtcttgaaaaaccaaaaccaaaacaaaacaaaagtgtgggTAATGATGTTCTGAGCTTTGCATGTCAAGCTGGGCAAGTCTAAGCCCCTTCAGCAGCCCTTGCTCCTGAGGCCTTAGTGTGACCATATGCTCTTAAACTGCTCAGGACTTGGTGGAAAGCTCCAAATCCTGTGGGTGTAGGTCATGGGGGTGCTCAGAGTTCCCCTTTCCTCGTAGGAAGAAGAGTGGGCATGGTAGGGCTTTTGGTCTTTAGGCCTGTCTATAGGCTCACAGCAGGTGCCCTGGACCTCCCATCTTTGTGAGTCCCAGATAGTGttgggcttgggggaggggagagcggaGATGGGGGGCGAGAAGCTCCTGAGTAGATAGACCTTGTCTTGAACCAAATGAAACAAGCTGTGAATGAGATGGTCCTGACTCCCTGGGTGTTAAGAGTCCCTGGCTTCAAAGTCTGGCTGGTTGGGAGTAGCTAGCAGAGAGCTCTGCCCTGTGAAACCTGTCTCCATTGCTGTCCTGGTGAACCTGGATCTCTTCTGGCTCCCAGGGGTTGGCTGAGCCAAACTAATGAGCACAAAGCACTGCTTCTGGGGAGGAGACCTTCTTACCCTGGGGTCAGCTTGGGAGTTCCCCAGTGAGCTGCTTCCACCACTGGATGGTGCTACTCAAGGGTGCTGCCAAAGTCTCTCTCGTCCTCCTGGAGTGCTGGCCTTTGTTTCTCCAGAAGCTGCCAGCAGCCCTGCCAGGAGGGTACCGCAAGGCTGGCAGCTGTGCGCTCTGGGCAGACGACCTGCCAGGCGGGGGCCTCCCACATGGCTCCTGGCACGAGGCCCCAGTGACCATTGAACGGGGCTGGTAGTGAAGAGGCCACAGGCAGGCATGGGGCATTGTGCAAGTCCCTGGGGGCTGTGGGTGGGACTGCGGGAAAGGCGGATCAGCCTGGCGCTGAGGGTAGTTCATGCTCTCTCCCCAGCGGGGATCCGACGAGCTCTTTTCCACGTGTGTCAGCAACGGCCCCTTCATCATGAGCAGTTCTGCCTCAGCAGGTGAGAGGCCCTGGGGGataaccctgtcttgggggctggaggggcCGGGGGAGCAGTGCTTGGCCACAGGCAGGGAAGGGAGCCTGCAGCCTCTCAGATGCACCTACCTATCCCTTCTCAGCCAATGGAAACGATAGCAAGAAGTTCAAAGGGGACAACAGGAGCACAGGAGTCCCTTCCAGAGTCATCCATGTCCGCAAGTTACCTGGTGATGTCACTGAAGGAGAGGTCATCTCCCTGGGGCTGCCCTTTGGGAAGGTCACCAACCTCCTTATGCTGAAGGGGAAGAACCAGGCCTTCATTGAGATGAGCACGGAGGAGGCGGCCAACACCATGGTCAACTACTACACATCGGTGGCGCCTGTGCTGCGCGGGCAGCCCATCTACATCCAGTTCTCCAACCACAAGGAGCTCAAGACCGACAGCTCGCCCAACCAGGCGGTGCGCCTGCGGGCAGATGGGCGGGTGGCCGGGCTCTGCCTCAGTCCTGGCTCCCAGCTTATGGCATGGTGGTTCCTCCACAGCGCGCCCAGGCGGCCCTGCAAGCCGTGAACTCTGTGCAGTCCGGAAACCTGGCCTTGGCTGCGTCCGCAGCTGCTGTGGATGCAGGAATGGCAATGGCAGGCCAGAGCCCCGTGCTCAGGATCATCGTGGAAAACCTCTTCTACCCCGTGACCCTGGATGTGCTGCACCAGGTGGGCGGCCGGGCAGATGCTTGTCCCGCACCGAGTGGGCCGGTGTCgtgtgtcgtcccccccccccaatccacaGCTAGGGCTCACATGGGTCTCCTTGTCGCAGATCTTCTCTAAATTTGGCACGGTCCTGAAGATCATCACATTCACCAAGAACAACCAGTTCCAGGCGCTGCTTCAGTATGCTGACCCTGTGAGCGCCCAGCATGCCAAGCTGGTGAGTAGGGGTGTCCTGGGTGGGGGACCCTGGGCCTGGCCCACGCtcaccttcctctccctgtaGTCGCTGGACGGCCAGAACATCTACAATGCCTGCTGTACGCTGCGTATCGACTTCTCCAAACTTACCAGTCTCAACGTTAAATACAACAACGACAAGAGCAGAGATTACACTCGGCCTGATCTGCCTTCTGGAGACAGCCAGCCTTCGCTGGATCAGACCATGGCCGCAGCCTTCGGTAAGATGCTGTACTGAGACACACCAAATGAGTGGGGTGGGACAGGCCACCTAGCTATCAGGGCATCCTGGCACTGCACAGCCCAGCCACTCAACAGTCCTGCCATGCCTGTCCCAGCCGTGAGGTGAGGTGCAGTGATTAGTGTCTGTTTGTTTCTAGGTGCGCCCGGCATAATGTCAGCCTCTCCGTATGCAGGAGCCGGGTTCCCTCCCACCTTTGCCATCCCTCAGGCCGCAGGTACTCACGCTCATCCTGACCCCGGTGCCTGCATGACCACACAACCCCATAGCTGCCATACATGATCAGGATGCCATTGGCCCCGAGTGGCAGGTCCCAGGCCCCCTtcctgggagagaggggaaggggccTCCGACAGCATCCACACAGCTTAGGGCAGGGTAGTAGTCTCAGGCAGGGCTGGGCCAGGTGCCCTGTGTTGGCAGTAGATATAAGCCACTAATCATTCAGTCTTTGGTCTGGTTCCCTTCAAGCACCTCGGGCGAGGACGAGGACGCAGTGTCCCTAGTAGATTGAATTTAATGGCCTGGTAAGCAAGTGGCCTCCAGGGCTGAGGAGCATGGGCCTCGGGCCTCCCGTGTGCCGCCCGGAGCCTGCATGGAGGAGTGGGCGCCGCATGCGTGCACAGCCAGACATACCTGTGGCAGGCCCTGCTTGCAGAGGGCCCGTGTCCACCAGAGCTTTTGTGCTGTCCAGGCGCATGCAGTCTGATCACACCCGGATTGGCCGTGGTGTCAGGCAGTGtgtgtggcctctgtgggcaggtCATAGCCAGTCTGCACCTTGTGGCTAAGTGCCTGTCCCCTCTTGGTACAGTCAACCGGCTCACATCTACACTACCTTCCTTTGCAGGCCTCTCCGTCCCTAATGTCCATGGAGCCCTGGCCCCCCTGGCCATACCATCTGCCGCTGCTGCAGCCGCAGCTGGCCGCATTGCCATCCCAGGCCTGGCAGGTGCCGGGAATTCCGTCCTTTTGGTCAGCAACCTGAACCCCGAGGTATGTGGGTGTTGCTCTGCTTTGCCTGTACCTGAAGTGGTGGGGTGCTGGCTGAAAATGGGTCCATTCTAGGGGGTACACTGGTTGGCAAACGGGCTCTGGGTGTCCCAGGTGCCCTGGGCACAGATGCGCTGCTGCCCTTCTGTCTGCTGCTGTTGGCCTCCGCTCTTCCAGCTGCTCTGAGGTTTTCCGTTTTCCTCTCGGCTCCATTCACACCCTGGCCCTCAGCGCTCAGAGCCGCGGTGTTTTCCTTGCTGTACAAGACAATTAATTTGGCATGGCAAGGAGGCCTGGGAGTGCCCGTTGGGAGGTGGCTCGGACCAGTGCCGGCCAGCCTGTCTCGAGCCCAGGTGGCCTTGGAGCTTAGCGGTGCCTTTACAGGAACTGGTCTTGGTCTGCACATGGCCGGCCCTGCTCCAGCCAGTTTCCTCCGGCCTGAGCTCTGCTCACCACCTGGGAGCTAACAGGCCCCACCCCTTGCCTCAGTTCTTAGCCTCAGCCGCAGCGCTGGCCGGCCGTCGTCCTCCAGCCTGCGTGCAGTGCTTCTccttgtatgtgtgcgtgtgtgtgcacgtgcgtgtgtgtgtgtgtgttacgagTATGTGCGCAGATGTGTGTATGGAACACTGCCTTGTTTTCCTATGTATTTACTGACCTGTGTTTtgctacttttttctttcctcccctcccctcccaattttttttcttgcctgatCCGGAATTTCTTTGCCAACTGACTGCACGGttcttctgcttcctgttgttgcttgaaacaaaacataaatcaataaaaaaacaaaactcccctCTCAAACCCGCTCTCCGGAAACCAACCTGCCCTTGAATATTAACATCCTGACAACTTCATCATCATGAACCTGCTCGCCTGCGGGGACTGTCTTCCTCG
This genomic interval from Acomys russatus chromosome 31, mAcoRus1.1, whole genome shotgun sequence contains the following:
- the Ptbp1 gene encoding LOW QUALITY PROTEIN: polypyrimidine tract-binding protein 1 (The sequence of the model RefSeq protein was modified relative to this genomic sequence to represent the inferred CDS: deleted 1 base in 1 codon); protein product: MLSPQRGSDELFSTCVSNGPFIMSSSASAANGNDSKKFKGDNRSTGVPSRVIHVRKLPGDVTEGEVISLGLPFGKVTNLLMLKGKNQAFIEMSTEEAANTMVNYYTSVAPVLRGQPIYIQFSNHKELKTDSSPNQARAQAALQAVNSVQSGNLALAASAAAVDAGMAMAGQSPVLRIIVENLFYPVTLDVLHQIFSKFGTVLKIITFTKNNQFQALLQYADPVSAQHAKLSLDGQNIYNACCTLRIDFSKLTSLNVKYNNDKSRDYTRPDLPSGDSQPSLDQTMAAAFGAPGIMSASPYAGAGFPPTFAIPQAAGLSVPNVHGALAPLAIPSAAAAAAAGRIAIPGLAGAGNSVLLVSNLNPERVTPQSLFILFGVYGDVQRVKILFNKKENALVQMADGSQAQLAMSHLNGHKLHGKSVRITLSKHQSVQLPREGQEDQGLTKDYGSSPLHRFKKPGSKNFQNIFPPSATLHLSNIPPSVSEEHLKNLFSSNGGVVKGFKFFQKDRKMALIQMGSVEEAMEALIELHNHDLGENHHLRVSFSKSTI